The following proteins are encoded in a genomic region of Hymenobacter siberiensis:
- a CDS encoding aspartate aminotransferase family protein encodes MELFNVYPLVNITPVKALGAKLWDDQGQEYLDFYGGHAVISIGHSHPHYVQRLTEQLQNIGFYSNSVQIPIQTQLAHKLGQVSGYDDYALFLCNSGAEANENALKLASFHTGKTRVVAFKGAFHGRTSGAVAATDNPKIVAPFNAGHAISFVDYDLKAVAEILRGGDVCAVIIEPIQGVGGIIMPSDDFLQGLSLLCGAHNVLLIADEVQSGYGRSGTFFAHQHAGIQPDIISVAKGMGNGFPIGGILIAPSLKASYGLLGTTFGGNHLACAAALAVLEVIENEHLLAHATELGDYLRTELLAHAGAEEIRGRGLMVGIKYDFPIKEIRDQLLTEHHIFVGNASDPTVLRLLPPLNITKAEVDRFLQALYTLIPAEVRS; translated from the coding sequence CCGTTATTTCCATCGGCCACAGCCACCCGCACTACGTGCAGCGCCTCACCGAGCAGCTGCAGAACATCGGTTTCTACTCCAACTCGGTGCAGATTCCGATTCAGACGCAGCTGGCGCACAAGCTGGGCCAGGTGTCGGGCTACGATGACTACGCGCTGTTTCTGTGCAACTCGGGGGCCGAGGCCAACGAGAATGCGCTGAAGCTGGCCTCCTTCCACACCGGCAAAACCCGCGTGGTGGCGTTCAAAGGCGCGTTCCACGGCCGTACCTCGGGCGCGGTGGCCGCCACCGACAACCCGAAAATCGTGGCCCCCTTCAATGCCGGCCACGCCATCAGCTTCGTCGATTACGACCTGAAGGCGGTGGCCGAAATCCTGCGCGGCGGCGACGTTTGCGCCGTCATTATCGAGCCGATTCAGGGTGTGGGCGGCATCATCATGCCTTCCGATGATTTTCTGCAGGGGCTGTCGCTGCTGTGCGGCGCGCACAACGTGCTGCTCATCGCCGACGAGGTACAGAGCGGCTACGGCCGCAGCGGTACCTTTTTCGCGCACCAGCACGCCGGCATCCAGCCCGATATCATTTCCGTGGCCAAGGGCATGGGCAACGGCTTTCCCATCGGCGGCATCCTGATTGCGCCGTCGCTGAAAGCCTCATACGGCCTGCTGGGCACCACCTTCGGCGGCAACCACCTGGCCTGCGCCGCCGCCCTGGCCGTGCTCGAAGTCATCGAAAATGAACACCTGCTGGCCCACGCCACCGAGCTGGGCGACTACCTCCGCACCGAGCTGCTGGCCCACGCCGGCGCCGAAGAAATCCGCGGGCGGGGCCTGATGGTGGGCATCAAATACGACTTCCCCATCAAGGAAATCCGCGACCAGCTGCTCACTGAGCACCACATTTTCGTGGGCAACGCCTCCGACCCCACGGTGCTCCGGCTGCTGCCGCCGCTGAATATCACGAAGGCCGAAGTTGACCGGTTTTTGCAGGCGCTGTACACACTTATTCCGGCAGAGGTAAGGAGTTAA